A genome region from uncultured Desulfovibrio sp. includes the following:
- a CDS encoding AMP-binding protein, with protein sequence MDEKVRERQAQFVLREKTLGQILDETVARFPDREALVYADRNYRKTWSQFAEDVDTLARGLMALGVQKGEKVAVWATNVPYWVTLQFATAKIGAVLLTVNTNYREHELRYLLKQSECENIFLIDSLRDHDYVDTLYKIAPELRVQSRGDLRCHDLPHLKRVCFLGAEKYRGMYSIPEIMAMSVMVDDADYLARQRSLDPWDAINMQYTSGTTGFPKGVMLTHVGVGLNGYWIGRHQRFTEEDRVCLPVPLFHCFGCVLGVSACVNHGSCMVILESYNPLQVLAAVDSERCTALYGVPTMFLAELEHKLFKRFDVSSLRTGIMAGSVCPEPLMRRVVDEMNMKEITICYGLTEASPVMTQSDVHDPLALRCETVGCAMPGIEVRVADPETCEELPRGEVGEILCRGYNVMKGYYNMPEETARTISPEGWLHSGDLGTMDENGYVRITGRIKDMIIRGGENVYPREVEEFLLTMDGVLDVQVVAVPSRKYGEEVGAFIVPRPGVELGQEDVRAFCRGKIAWYKIPRYVAVVSGFPLTASGKIQKFKLREMAAERWPEAMEG encoded by the coding sequence ATGGATGAAAAAGTACGCGAGCGTCAGGCGCAGTTCGTGCTGCGGGAAAAGACGCTGGGCCAGATTCTGGACGAGACCGTGGCACGCTTCCCCGACAGGGAGGCCCTGGTCTATGCCGACCGCAATTATCGCAAGACCTGGAGCCAGTTTGCCGAGGATGTGGACACCCTTGCCCGCGGCCTCATGGCTCTGGGCGTGCAGAAGGGCGAAAAGGTGGCCGTGTGGGCCACCAATGTTCCCTACTGGGTGACCCTGCAATTTGCCACGGCCAAGATCGGCGCCGTGCTGCTGACGGTCAATACCAATTACCGCGAACACGAGCTGCGCTATCTGCTCAAGCAGTCCGAGTGCGAGAATATCTTTCTCATCGACAGCCTGCGGGATCATGACTATGTGGATACCCTCTACAAGATTGCGCCGGAACTGCGCGTGCAGTCCCGCGGCGATCTGCGTTGCCACGATCTGCCGCATCTGAAGCGCGTCTGCTTTCTGGGGGCGGAAAAGTACCGGGGCATGTATTCCATTCCAGAAATCATGGCCATGTCCGTCATGGTGGACGATGCGGACTACCTGGCCCGTCAGCGCAGCCTGGACCCGTGGGACGCCATCAACATGCAGTATACCTCCGGCACCACGGGCTTTCCCAAGGGGGTCATGCTTACGCATGTGGGGGTGGGCCTCAACGGCTACTGGATCGGCCGCCATCAGCGCTTTACGGAAGAGGACCGCGTGTGCCTGCCCGTGCCCCTTTTCCACTGTTTCGGCTGCGTGCTGGGGGTCTCGGCCTGTGTCAATCACGGTTCCTGCATGGTCATTCTGGAGTCCTACAATCCCTTGCAGGTGCTGGCCGCGGTAGACAGCGAGCGCTGCACCGCCCTCTACGGCGTGCCCACCATGTTCCTTGCCGAGCTGGAGCACAAGCTGTTCAAGCGCTTTGACGTGTCCAGCCTGCGCACGGGCATCATGGCCGGTTCCGTCTGCCCCGAACCGCTCATGCGGCGCGTGGTGGACGAGATGAACATGAAGGAAATCACCATCTGCTACGGCCTGACCGAAGCCTCGCCGGTCATGACGCAGTCTGATGTGCATGATCCCCTGGCCCTGCGCTGCGAGACCGTGGGCTGCGCCATGCCCGGCATCGAGGTGCGCGTGGCCGATCCCGAGACCTGCGAGGAACTGCCCCGGGGCGAGGTGGGGGAAATCCTCTGCCGCGGTTACAATGTGATGAAGGGCTACTACAATATGCCCGAGGAAACGGCCAGAACCATCAGCCCCGAGGGCTGGCTCCACTCCGGCGATCTGGGCACCATGGATGAAAACGGCTATGTGCGCATCACCGGGCGCATCAAGGACATGATCATCCGCGGCGGGGAAAACGTCTATCCCCGCGAGGTGGAAGAATTTCTGCTGACCATGGACGGCGTGCTGGATGTGCAGGTAGTGGCCGTGCCCAGCCGCAAGTACGGGGAAGAGGTGGGTGCCTTCATCGTGCCCCGTCCCGGTGTGGAGCTGGGCCAGGAAGACGTGCGCGCCTTCTGCCGCGGCAAGATCGCCTGGTACAAGATTCCGCGCTATGTGGCCGTGGTCTCCGGCTTCCCGCTCACGGCCAGCGGCAAGATTCAGAAGTTCAAGCTGCGCGAGATGGCGGCCGAGCGCTGGCCCGAAGCCATGGAGGGCTAA
- a CDS encoding cupin domain-containing protein yields MSDTTQKGGSATVGNRVRSFREARGMDRETLARDASLSVEFLERLENGEVYPSIGPMQKVARALGLRLGTFLDDQFTRDPIISSINGSEAVICPHTGSMPPPSYIYHALGKGKNDRNMEPFFIEIYPNAEGAVRKTSSHQGEEFIFVLEGELLVVYGRENHILRPGQTIYYNSIVPHYVGPANDKPVRILAVTYNP; encoded by the coding sequence ATGTCGGATACAACACAGAAGGGCGGAAGCGCCACGGTGGGCAATCGCGTGCGCTCGTTTCGCGAGGCGCGCGGCATGGACAGGGAAACCCTGGCCAGGGATGCCAGCCTGAGCGTGGAATTTCTGGAGCGGCTGGAAAATGGCGAAGTCTATCCGTCCATCGGTCCCATGCAGAAGGTGGCCCGTGCCCTGGGCCTGCGGCTGGGAACCTTTCTGGACGACCAGTTTACCCGTGACCCCATCATCAGCAGCATCAATGGCAGCGAGGCCGTCATCTGTCCGCATACGGGCAGCATGCCGCCGCCGAGCTATATTTACCATGCGCTGGGCAAGGGCAAGAACGACCGCAACATGGAGCCGTTCTTCATCGAAATCTATCCCAATGCCGAAGGGGCGGTGCGCAAGACCAGCTCACACCAGGGCGAAGAGTTCATCTTTGTGCTGGAAGGCGAGCTGCTGGTGGTCTACGGCCGGGAAAATCACATCCTGCGGCCGGGGCAGACTATCTATTATAATTCCATTGTGCCCCACTATGTGGGGCCGGCCAATGACAAGCCGGTGCGCATTCTTGCGGTGACCTACAATCCCTAG
- the hypF gene encoding carbamoyltransferase HypF encodes MAGQVQGVGFRPFVYRLATEECLNGSVGNTSDGVTIHLQGPRPRVDAFLRRLRAELPPLARITDLDVAQLPPDPALTAFRIVPSHGHSGHHVLVSPDVGICPDCLHDMRQPGNTRYGYAFTNCTNCGPRYTITRSIPYDRVSTSMACFPLCPRCTAEYENPLDRRFHAQPVACPDCGPRLWLVERSQDAPLLPSPATTCPAGQDAGAATRALQRAAALLRQGRLLALKGLGGFQLACDARQDQAVRCLRERKQRPHKALAVMLPHVEAAHRLCCLTPEHEALLTSPEKPIVLCPLRPRTTAPDALSPLLAPDTDSLGIMLPYTPLHVALFDQLDRPDGSPPALVMTSANARGEPLCLGNREALQRLGQVADAFLLHDRDILVRVDDSVVAAVPAAVPAAGQTDAARAVASPFFYRRARGYVPRPVRLPPWQGPGQPPVVLATGAELKATLCLVREREAFVSQHLGDLENVPTGRFFEEVAAHLENLLEVRPQALVCDAHPDFFSSRWAQQRAQREGLPLFRLQHHAAHAAAVLAEHGCLEPSLALCLDGTGLGDDGSIWGGELLLVELAAPRWQRLGHLAPFALPGGEAAIRQPWRLALALRARLGRDDLPPAWQDDAPLPAWTQDSPLLHARRQARSGAPIIREMLARQVNCPATSSCGRLFDAVSAELGYCLVTSYEGQAAIRLETLARQAPALPPLPPDEADGLLLPAEAHGLLPQLDSAALFARVLDDAPRLGAAAAALRFHQRLAQALALLTGHAARQTGCRHVGLSGGCLQNLLLARLLPAALRRQGLSPLLQEELPPGDGGLCLGQAMWGRQLLHSRHVEQNV; translated from the coding sequence GTGGCCGGCCAGGTACAGGGCGTGGGCTTCCGGCCCTTTGTCTATCGTCTTGCCACGGAAGAGTGCCTGAACGGCAGCGTGGGCAATACGTCCGACGGCGTCACCATTCATTTGCAGGGACCCCGCCCGCGCGTGGACGCCTTCCTGCGCCGTCTCCGGGCGGAGCTGCCGCCCCTGGCCCGGATCACGGACCTGGACGTGGCGCAGCTGCCCCCCGATCCCGCCCTTACGGCCTTTCGCATTGTGCCCAGCCACGGGCACAGCGGGCATCATGTGCTGGTCAGCCCCGATGTGGGCATCTGCCCGGACTGCCTGCACGACATGCGCCAGCCCGGCAATACCCGCTACGGCTACGCCTTTACCAACTGCACCAACTGCGGGCCGCGCTATACCATCACCCGTTCCATCCCCTATGACCGCGTCAGTACCAGCATGGCCTGCTTTCCGCTGTGCCCGCGCTGCACTGCCGAATACGAAAATCCGCTGGACCGGCGCTTTCATGCCCAGCCCGTGGCCTGCCCGGACTGCGGCCCGCGCCTCTGGCTGGTGGAACGCAGCCAGGACGCCCCTCTGCTGCCCTCGCCGGCAACGACCTGCCCTGCCGGCCAGGATGCCGGGGCCGCCACGCGGGCGCTGCAACGGGCGGCGGCGCTGCTGCGCCAGGGGCGCCTGCTGGCCCTCAAGGGCCTGGGCGGCTTTCAGCTGGCCTGCGATGCCCGCCAGGACCAGGCCGTGCGCTGCCTGCGGGAGCGCAAGCAACGGCCACACAAGGCCCTGGCCGTCATGCTGCCCCATGTGGAGGCGGCGCACCGGCTCTGCTGCCTGACCCCCGAGCACGAGGCCCTGCTCACCTCGCCGGAAAAGCCCATTGTGCTCTGCCCCCTGCGTCCGCGGACCACGGCGCCGGATGCGCTTTCGCCCCTGCTGGCCCCGGATACGGACAGCCTGGGCATCATGCTGCCCTATACACCGCTGCATGTGGCCCTTTTTGATCAGCTGGACCGGCCGGACGGGTCGCCCCCCGCGCTGGTCATGACCTCGGCCAATGCCCGCGGCGAACCCCTCTGCCTGGGCAACCGCGAAGCCCTCCAGCGGCTGGGCCAGGTGGCCGATGCCTTTTTGCTGCATGACCGGGACATTCTGGTGCGTGTGGATGACAGCGTGGTCGCGGCCGTACCCGCTGCCGTGCCCGCCGCCGGCCAGACGGACGCCGCGCGTGCCGTGGCTTCCCCCTTTTTCTACCGGCGTGCCCGGGGCTATGTGCCGCGCCCCGTGCGCCTGCCGCCGTGGCAGGGGCCGGGTCAGCCGCCGGTGGTGCTGGCCACCGGCGCGGAACTCAAGGCCACGCTCTGCCTTGTCCGGGAGCGGGAAGCCTTTGTGAGCCAGCACCTCGGCGATCTGGAAAATGTGCCCACCGGCCGCTTTTTCGAGGAGGTGGCCGCCCATCTGGAAAACCTGCTGGAAGTCCGCCCCCAGGCCCTGGTCTGTGATGCGCACCCCGATTTCTTCAGCAGCCGCTGGGCGCAGCAGCGCGCACAGCGGGAAGGGCTGCCTCTGTTCCGCCTGCAACACCATGCCGCCCACGCCGCCGCCGTGCTTGCCGAACACGGCTGCCTGGAACCGTCCCTGGCCCTGTGCCTGGACGGCACGGGCCTGGGCGATGACGGCAGCATCTGGGGCGGCGAGCTGCTGCTTGTGGAGCTGGCCGCCCCCCGCTGGCAGCGGCTGGGGCACCTTGCGCCCTTTGCCCTGCCCGGCGGCGAGGCCGCCATCCGCCAGCCCTGGCGCCTGGCCCTGGCCCTGCGCGCCCGGCTGGGGCGCGACGACCTGCCCCCTGCCTGGCAGGATGACGCCCCCCTGCCCGCCTGGACGCAGGACAGCCCGCTGCTGCACGCCCGCCGACAAGCCCGCAGCGGTGCGCCCATCATCCGCGAAATGCTGGCCCGGCAGGTCAACTGCCCGGCCACCAGCAGTTGTGGCCGCCTGTTTGACGCGGTTTCCGCCGAGCTGGGCTACTGCCTGGTCACCAGCTATGAAGGACAGGCCGCCATCCGCCTGGAAACCCTGGCCCGGCAGGCCCCGGCCCTGCCGCCGCTGCCGCCGGACGAGGCCGACGGCCTGCTGCTGCCGGCGGAGGCGCATGGGCTCCTGCCCCAGCTGGACAGCGCGGCCCTTTTTGCCCGCGTGCTGGACGATGCCCCCCGCCTGGGCGCGGCCGCGGCCGCCCTGCGCTTTCACCAGCGCCTGGCCCAGGCCCTGGCCCTGCTCACGGGCCATGCGGCCCGGCAGACCGGCTGCCGGCACGTGGGCCTTTCCGGGGGCTGCCTGCAAAATCTGCTTCTGGCCCGCCTGCTGCCCGCTGCGCTGCGACGGCAGGGGCTGAGCCCGCTCCTGCAGGAGGAACTGCCCCCCGGTGATGGCGGCCTGTGCCTCGGGCAGGCCATGTGGGGTCGCCAGCTGCTGCACAGCCGGCACGTGGAACAGAACGTATAA
- a CDS encoding outer membrane beta-barrel protein, translated as MFKKTLCALALTLAMATSAFAAENGFYVGLKFIDSIQSTGTMSKGGGANLFDISDYTQNTIGGGAFIGYDFYPVYQVPVRAEIEYAIRTNSTTSWDDKFGAGADVQGEWGLQTLFLNAYWDFHNSTNFTPYIGAGVGMAFINSKYEVEMDGWSDSVQETNTVFAWNAGVGCAYAFTDNLSADLAYRFVGLGYTETEKTFDGVKTSLGHAPYANEFSLGIRYTF; from the coding sequence ATGTTCAAAAAAACCCTGTGCGCTCTGGCGCTCACCCTGGCTATGGCGACTTCCGCATTTGCGGCGGAGAACGGTTTTTATGTTGGCCTGAAATTCATTGACTCCATCCAGAGCACCGGCACCATGTCCAAGGGGGGCGGCGCCAACCTGTTTGACATCAGCGATTACACCCAGAACACCATTGGCGGCGGGGCCTTCATCGGCTATGACTTTTACCCTGTGTACCAGGTGCCTGTCCGCGCCGAAATTGAATACGCCATCCGCACCAACTCCACGACCAGCTGGGACGACAAGTTTGGCGCCGGCGCTGACGTGCAGGGCGAATGGGGCCTGCAAACCCTGTTCCTGAATGCCTACTGGGACTTCCACAACAGCACCAACTTTACCCCGTACATCGGCGCTGGTGTGGGCATGGCCTTTATCAACAGCAAGTATGAAGTCGAGATGGATGGCTGGAGCGACAGCGTGCAGGAAACCAATACCGTCTTTGCCTGGAATGCCGGCGTCGGTTGCGCCTATGCCTTTACGGACAATCTGTCCGCTGATCTTGCGTACCGCTTTGTCGGCCTGGGCTATACGGAAACCGAAAAGACCTTTGACGGTGTAAAGACCTCGCTGGGGCATGCCCCCTACGCCAATGAATTCAGCCTCGGCATTCGCTATACCTTCTAG
- the purE gene encoding 5-(carboxyamino)imidazole ribonucleotide mutase has product MAQVVIMMGSASDEEKVSPCVDVLRSLGISYVFTVSSAHRTPERTEKLVREEEARGARVFICAAGMAAHLAGAVAARTTCPVIGIPVSGGVMGGMDALLSTVQMPPGFPVATVAMDKAGARNAAWLAAQMLALADPALRERIESARARMRADVEKAAADVEARYRA; this is encoded by the coding sequence ATGGCGCAAGTCGTCATCATGATGGGGTCCGCCTCGGATGAGGAAAAGGTCAGCCCCTGTGTGGATGTGCTCCGTTCTCTGGGCATTTCCTATGTGTTTACTGTAAGCTCCGCGCATCGCACGCCGGAGCGCACCGAAAAGCTGGTGCGTGAGGAAGAAGCCCGCGGCGCCCGTGTCTTCATCTGTGCGGCCGGTATGGCGGCCCATCTGGCCGGCGCCGTGGCGGCCCGCACCACCTGCCCGGTCATCGGCATTCCGGTATCCGGCGGCGTCATGGGCGGTATGGATGCCCTGCTGTCCACGGTGCAGATGCCTCCGGGATTCCCGGTGGCCACGGTGGCCATGGACAAAGCCGGCGCCCGCAATGCCGCCTGGCTGGCGGCCCAGATGCTGGCCCTGGCTGATCCGGCCCTGCGGGAGCGGATTGAGTCCGCCCGTGCCCGCATGCGCGCGGATGTGGAAAAGGCCGCCGCCGATGTGGAGGCCCGCTACCGGGCCTAG
- the purD gene encoding phosphoribosylamine--glycine ligase: protein MRVLVIGSGGREHALVWKLKQSAAVTDVLVAPGNGGTAAEGARNVPVKVDDLDGLVELARREAVDLVVPGPELPLTLGITDRMREAGIPCFGPDRYCAQLEGSKAFAKAIMQRAGVPTADCAVFTDAEAALAHVRAKGAPLVVKADGLAAGKGVVVARTTEEALEAVRNIMCQHAFGAAGDRVVIEECLVGEEASFLCFCDGEKAVPLPSAQDHKAIYDGDQGPNTGGMGAYSPAPVLPDSEARRMADLVALPILRELARDGHPFVGILYAGLMMTAQGPRVLEYNVRFGDPECQPLLMRLEADLPAVMLDCVNGRLDPATLRYTPRTALGVVVAASGYPGTYSKGMPITGIAEADALPGVKVFHSGTALRDGQVVSDGGRVLCVTALGDTLALARDAAYAALEHVHMPDSYHRSDIGQKGIDRLAREAGK, encoded by the coding sequence GTGCGCGTACTCGTCATCGGTTCCGGCGGCAGGGAACATGCCCTTGTCTGGAAGCTCAAACAAAGTGCCGCGGTCACGGACGTGCTGGTGGCGCCGGGCAACGGCGGCACCGCCGCCGAAGGTGCCCGCAATGTGCCCGTGAAGGTGGATGATCTGGACGGGCTGGTGGAACTGGCCCGCCGGGAAGCGGTGGACCTGGTGGTTCCCGGCCCGGAACTGCCCCTGACCCTGGGCATCACCGACCGCATGCGCGAGGCGGGTATCCCCTGCTTCGGTCCCGACAGGTACTGTGCCCAGCTGGAAGGCAGCAAGGCCTTTGCCAAGGCCATCATGCAGCGGGCCGGCGTGCCCACGGCGGACTGTGCCGTCTTTACCGATGCCGAGGCTGCGCTGGCCCATGTGCGGGCCAAGGGGGCGCCGCTGGTGGTCAAGGCCGATGGCCTGGCCGCGGGCAAGGGCGTGGTGGTGGCCCGCACCACGGAAGAGGCCCTGGAAGCCGTGCGCAACATCATGTGCCAGCATGCCTTTGGCGCCGCCGGGGATCGGGTGGTCATCGAGGAATGCCTTGTGGGAGAGGAAGCCTCCTTCCTCTGCTTCTGCGATGGCGAAAAGGCCGTGCCGCTGCCTTCCGCGCAGGACCACAAGGCCATCTATGATGGCGACCAAGGCCCCAATACCGGCGGCATGGGGGCCTACAGCCCTGCGCCGGTACTGCCCGACAGCGAGGCCCGGCGCATGGCCGATCTGGTGGCCCTGCCCATTCTGCGGGAACTGGCCCGGGACGGGCACCCCTTTGTGGGCATTCTCTATGCCGGTCTCATGATGACCGCCCAGGGGCCGCGTGTGCTGGAATACAATGTCCGCTTTGGCGATCCCGAATGCCAGCCCCTGCTCATGCGGTTGGAGGCGGACCTGCCCGCGGTGATGCTGGATTGCGTCAATGGCCGGCTGGACCCTGCCACCCTGCGCTATACCCCGCGTACGGCCCTGGGGGTGGTGGTGGCGGCCAGCGGCTACCCCGGTACCTACAGCAAGGGCATGCCCATCACCGGCATTGCCGAAGCGGATGCCCTGCCCGGCGTCAAGGTGTTTCACAGTGGCACGGCCCTGCGGGACGGGCAGGTGGTTTCCGACGGTGGCCGGGTGCTCTGTGTCACGGCGCTGGGGGATACGCTGGCCCTGGCCAGGGATGCCGCCTATGCCGCGCTGGAACACGTCCACATGCCTGACAGCTACCACCGCAGCGACATCGGGCAGAAAGGTATTGATCGTCTGGCCCGCGAGGCCGGCAAGTAG
- a CDS encoding VCBS repeat-containing protein — protein sequence MKRAMQLALAACLMLVMSLQASAALAAQKSVVVLPFAVNAPQSYAYLSKALPSTIVAKLNRPGVLSARMGSTKAASAAHARQAMGGSDYAVWGSVKVAGNDCTVELNSVARDGQQWSKAASGPVSGLTSSVQQLANALTAEAFGLGGRAAGGSGGSVVMPGRSYSATGKRSDIIVNETGQNQAYLNPQFRYQGAGSTDGSRLRTQRIPDAMVDMAVGDFNGDGKNEVAVLTDHKLLLYKWDSDGRLKPLAEHRISATNLCYSMRSMDFNRDGADDLVVATFSEEDNRPYSYFFTLRGNKVKEYTQRIPYFASVMKLPPHFTPTLVGQGWDSVNLFARGVHVLVKTRDGFSLGQRINLPSGANVFNCAWIPAKGSNHSDQLVMLTENDQLKVFQGSQNTLVHTTMERFSGSATGMDHYKSMPGLGVDKTYQLPSRYYAPMRLIVADIGNTGENCLIINKPISTASQLFDRYRYFPQGEIHALFWDGVGLALKWKTRRIRGSVAEADLGDVNNDGVLDLVVGVNTSPSLGVGSRQSMLLAYPLDVSKVDPNTPVDMSDFEVNPN from the coding sequence ATGAAACGTGCCATGCAACTGGCCCTTGCGGCCTGCCTGATGCTGGTCATGAGCCTTCAGGCCTCGGCGGCGCTGGCCGCCCAGAAATCCGTTGTGGTTCTGCCGTTTGCGGTCAATGCCCCGCAGAGCTACGCCTATCTTTCCAAGGCCCTGCCTTCTACCATCGTGGCCAAGCTCAACCGGCCCGGTGTCCTGTCCGCCCGTATGGGATCCACCAAGGCCGCGTCTGCGGCGCATGCCCGCCAGGCCATGGGAGGGTCCGATTACGCGGTCTGGGGTTCGGTCAAGGTGGCGGGCAACGACTGCACCGTGGAACTGAACAGCGTGGCCCGTGACGGCCAGCAGTGGAGCAAGGCGGCCTCCGGCCCGGTGAGCGGCCTGACCAGCAGCGTGCAGCAGCTGGCCAATGCCCTGACGGCGGAGGCCTTCGGGCTGGGCGGCCGTGCAGCTGGCGGGTCCGGCGGCAGTGTGGTCATGCCCGGCCGCAGCTATTCTGCCACAGGCAAGCGCAGCGACATCATCGTTAATGAAACGGGCCAGAACCAGGCCTACCTCAATCCGCAGTTCCGCTATCAGGGCGCCGGCAGCACCGACGGGTCCCGCCTGCGTACGCAGCGCATCCCTGATGCCATGGTGGACATGGCCGTGGGTGATTTCAACGGCGACGGCAAGAATGAAGTGGCCGTGCTGACGGACCACAAGCTGCTCCTGTACAAGTGGGACAGCGATGGCCGCCTGAAGCCCCTGGCGGAACACCGCATCAGCGCCACCAACCTGTGTTATTCCATGCGCAGCATGGATTTCAACCGTGACGGCGCCGATGACCTGGTGGTGGCGACCTTCAGCGAGGAAGACAACCGCCCCTACAGCTACTTCTTCACTCTGCGCGGCAACAAGGTCAAGGAATATACCCAGCGCATTCCCTACTTTGCCAGCGTCATGAAGCTGCCCCCCCACTTCACGCCCACCCTGGTGGGCCAGGGCTGGGATTCGGTCAATCTCTTTGCCCGCGGCGTGCATGTGCTGGTCAAGACCCGCGACGGCTTCAGCCTCGGGCAGCGCATCAATCTGCCCTCCGGCGCCAATGTGTTCAACTGTGCTTGGATTCCGGCCAAGGGCAGCAATCACAGCGACCAGCTGGTCATGCTTACGGAAAACGATCAGCTCAAGGTTTTCCAGGGCAGCCAGAATACCCTGGTGCACACCACCATGGAGCGTTTCTCCGGTTCTGCCACGGGCATGGACCACTACAAGAGCATGCCCGGTCTTGGCGTGGACAAGACCTATCAGCTGCCCAGCCGCTACTATGCGCCCATGCGCCTCATTGTGGCGGATATCGGCAATACCGGCGAAAACTGCCTTATCATCAACAAGCCCATTTCCACGGCGTCGCAGCTCTTTGACCGTTATCGCTACTTCCCGCAGGGGGAAATTCACGCCCTGTTCTGGGACGGCGTGGGCCTGGCCCTCAAGTGGAAGACCCGCCGTATCCGTGGTTCCGTGGCCGAGGCCGATCTGGGCGATGTGAACAATGACGGCGTGCTGGACCTGGTGGTGGGGGTCAATACCTCGCCCTCGCTGGGTGTGGGCAGCCGCCAGAGCATGCTGCTGGCCTATCCGCTGGATGTGAGCAAGGTCGACCCCAATACCCCGGTGGATATGAGCGACTTTGAAGTCAATCCCAACTAG
- a CDS encoding RsmB/NOP family class I SAM-dependent RNA methyltransferase — translation MTDNAPAPLSDAAARGGRSFRLVCAPEIMPRVEALLHAQGYVFAPEPFSPFCRRLLYEPRPLGSSLAAFFGYVYIQDRSSMLPPLALAPQAGQSVLDMCASPGSKTGFLGQLVGPAGFVLGNEPSRARLATLRANMQACNLLHIGTCTYEGQHLPLRAGSWDCIQLDPPCSGWGTVEKNPRVMELWQGDKLNTLITLQRRLLRMACRLLAPGGCVVYSTCTTNTAENEEQVRYAEAELGLVREPLTPFPGFVWEERPGGEGTLRVDGQKSAAQGFYLARLRKPADAPAAEDMPPDSPAPALGKGRQRQHRASAHVLPGEALAGPCCDPSLLPPGRAVLFGDQVRFIPEDAPRLLPEDIIWQGGLLGKFSGGRLISAPRLRVLLPRQPQEGTALVLDDVQDIAALLCGQSRQTGLSGREAALWWRDLPLGRIALKQGRAVASFS, via the coding sequence ATGACTGACAACGCTCCTGCCCCCCTTTCGGACGCTGCCGCCAGGGGCGGCCGCTCCTTCCGCCTGGTCTGTGCCCCGGAGATCATGCCCCGTGTGGAAGCCCTGCTGCATGCCCAGGGTTATGTCTTCGCGCCCGAACCCTTTTCCCCCTTCTGCCGGCGGCTGCTGTACGAGCCGCGCCCCCTGGGGTCCTCTCTGGCGGCCTTTTTCGGCTATGTCTACATCCAGGACCGCTCGTCCATGCTGCCCCCGCTGGCCCTGGCTCCCCAGGCGGGGCAGAGTGTGCTGGACATGTGCGCCAGCCCCGGCAGCAAGACGGGCTTCCTGGGGCAGCTGGTGGGACCAGCGGGCTTTGTGCTGGGCAATGAACCGTCCCGGGCGCGCCTGGCCACCCTGCGGGCCAATATGCAGGCCTGCAACCTGCTCCACATCGGCACCTGCACCTACGAGGGCCAGCATCTGCCCCTCCGTGCCGGCAGCTGGGACTGCATCCAGCTGGACCCGCCCTGCTCCGGCTGGGGAACGGTGGAAAAGAATCCCCGCGTCATGGAACTGTGGCAGGGCGACAAGCTGAATACGCTCATCACCCTGCAACGCCGCCTGCTGCGCATGGCCTGCCGGCTGCTGGCGCCTGGCGGCTGCGTGGTCTACTCCACCTGCACCACCAATACGGCGGAAAACGAGGAACAGGTCCGCTATGCCGAGGCGGAGCTGGGCCTTGTCCGCGAGCCGCTGACCCCCTTTCCCGGTTTTGTATGGGAAGAGCGCCCCGGCGGCGAAGGCACCCTGCGGGTGGACGGCCAGAAATCCGCCGCCCAGGGCTTTTACCTGGCCCGGCTGCGCAAGCCCGCGGATGCCCCGGCAGCGGAGGACATGCCGCCGGACAGTCCGGCCCCAGCCCTCGGCAAAGGACGACAGCGGCAGCACCGGGCAAGCGCCCACGTGCTGCCCGGGGAGGCCCTGGCCGGTCCCTGCTGCGACCCGTCCCTGCTGCCGCCCGGCAGGGCCGTGCTCTTTGGCGATCAGGTGCGCTTCATTCCCGAGGATGCCCCCCGGCTGCTGCCCGAGGACATCATCTGGCAGGGGGGCCTGCTGGGCAAGTTCAGCGGCGGGCGGCTGATTTCTGCCCCGCGCCTGCGCGTTCTGCTGCCCCGGCAGCCGCAGGAGGGCACCGCCCTTGTGCTCGACGATGTGCAGGATATTGCGGCCCTGCTCTGCGGCCAGAGCCGCCAGACGGGACTGTCCGGACGCGAGGCCGCCCTGTGGTGGCGCGATCTGCCCCTGGGGCGCATTGCCCTCAAGCAGGGCCGCGCCGTGGCATCCTTCAGCTGA